Proteins co-encoded in one Opitutus terrae PB90-1 genomic window:
- a CDS encoding helix-turn-helix transcriptional regulator, protein MLRYFAQGPIRWKSSMHCNTRTNWEFYAVVAGRCGLRFSDWERATFHERRLWVFAPECSHAWANYHDESYTRLALHFSSVPYPLDEIARQNGGWLAKDLPDVEIKRVAAIANDLEPAFRQPNTLSQLVFQRRLIDLALLLLKDSPMATPTLALTDLAHFKTERAVAWYLEHLMHNPTVKQVADAIHVSPSHLRRLFWQSRRSGPKSVFCRLRLDKAKELMGRTSLTLEDVARHCGYASASHLCRDCRHVHHFSPTTWRKKLVDRFIRPLPPGVTPVREYSVRPEERTMPA, encoded by the coding sequence ATGCTGCGCTACTTCGCCCAGGGTCCGATTCGTTGGAAGAGCAGCATGCACTGCAACACCCGCACGAATTGGGAATTTTACGCAGTCGTTGCCGGCCGCTGCGGCTTGCGGTTTTCTGACTGGGAGCGCGCGACGTTTCACGAGCGCAGGCTCTGGGTTTTCGCCCCGGAGTGTTCCCATGCCTGGGCCAACTACCACGACGAAAGCTACACGCGGCTCGCGCTCCATTTCAGCAGTGTGCCTTATCCGCTTGACGAAATCGCCCGCCAGAACGGCGGCTGGCTCGCCAAGGATCTCCCCGATGTGGAGATCAAGCGCGTGGCGGCGATCGCAAACGATCTCGAGCCGGCGTTCCGCCAGCCCAACACGCTCAGCCAGCTGGTGTTTCAACGGCGGCTGATCGACCTCGCGCTGCTGCTGCTCAAAGATTCCCCGATGGCCACGCCAACGCTGGCGCTCACCGATCTCGCTCACTTTAAGACCGAGCGCGCCGTCGCCTGGTATCTCGAGCACCTGATGCATAATCCGACCGTGAAACAGGTCGCGGATGCGATTCACGTTTCCCCTAGCCACCTGCGCCGGCTGTTCTGGCAATCGCGCCGCTCGGGTCCGAAATCGGTGTTCTGCCGGCTGCGGCTGGACAAGGCGAAGGAACTCATGGGCCGCACGAGCCTCACGCTCGAGGATGTAGCGCGACACTGCGGCTACGCCAGCGCCAGTCATCTCTGTCGCGATTGCCGCCACGTACATCACTTCTCGCCCACGACATGGCGGAAAAAACTCGTTGACCGGTTCATCCGGCCGCTGCCACCGGGGGTCACACCAGTGCGCGAATACAGTGTCCGACCGGAGGAACGCACGATGCCGGCCTGA